A stretch of Brachyhypopomus gauderio isolate BG-103 chromosome 3, BGAUD_0.2, whole genome shotgun sequence DNA encodes these proteins:
- the mmab gene encoding corrinoid adenosyltransferase MMAB isoform X1 has translation MAATFSRSVHLRRVLRLVKAQTAPRTCGNNRRYSTTSEGDRRLPKIYTKTGDKGFSSTFTGERRPKEDGIFEALGTTDELSSAIGLAREFCLEKGHSFTNQLDKIQCVLQDVGSNIATPHSSARESHIEKTKFSSQPVSELEGWIDSYTKELPPLTNFILPSGGKSSAALHVARAVCRRAERCVAPIIRSGEADPDVSKYLNRLSDYLFTVARYAAMKEHSEEKIYRRPE, from the exons ATGGCCGCGACGTTTTCTCGGTCTGTGCACCTTCGCCGTGTTCTTCGTCTAGTAAAAGCGCAGACGGCACCGCGCACCTGTGGAAATAACAGGAG GTATTCCACAACGTCTGAGGGAGACCGTCGACTTCCAAAGATATACACGAAAACAGGAGATAAAG GATTTTCTAGCACTTTCACAGGAGAGAGGAGGCCGAAAGAGGATGGGATCTTTGAAGCTTTGGGGACGACAGATGAGCTCTCGTCAGCCATTGG GCTGGCCAGAGAGTTTTGCCTTGAGAAAGGACATTCCTTCACAAATCAACTagacaag ATCCAGTGTGTGCTGCAGGATGTGGGATCTAACATCGCCACTCCTCATTCATCAGCCAGGGAGAGCCACATAG AAAAGACGAAGTTCAGTAGCCAGCCCGTGTCCGAGCTCGAGGGCTGGATCGACTCCTACACAAAGGAGCTCCCTCCGCTAACAAACTTCATACTGCCC TCAGGGGGGAAGAGCAGTGCTGCCCTGCATGTGGCTAGAGCAGTGTGTCGGCGGGCAGAGCGCTg TGTGGCCCCTATTATACGCTCAGGTGAAGCCGACCCTGACGTCTCCAAGTATCTCAACAG GTTGAGTGACTACCTCTTCACAGTGGCCAGATATGCAGCTATGAAAGAACACAGTGAGGAGAAGATCTACAGGAGACCAGAATGA
- the mmab gene encoding corrinoid adenosyltransferase MMAB isoform X2, whose product MAATFSRSVHLRRVLRLVKAQTAPRTCGNNRRYSTTSEGDRRLPKIYTKTGDKGFSSTFTGERRPKEDGIFEALGTTDELSSAIGLAREFCLEKGHSFTNQLDKIQCVLQDVGSNIATPHSSARESHIEKTKFSSQPVSELEGWIDSYTKELPPLTNFILPSGGKSSAALHVARAVCRRAERCVAPIIRSGEADPDVSKYLNSWYRGTYSDILG is encoded by the exons ATGGCCGCGACGTTTTCTCGGTCTGTGCACCTTCGCCGTGTTCTTCGTCTAGTAAAAGCGCAGACGGCACCGCGCACCTGTGGAAATAACAGGAG GTATTCCACAACGTCTGAGGGAGACCGTCGACTTCCAAAGATATACACGAAAACAGGAGATAAAG GATTTTCTAGCACTTTCACAGGAGAGAGGAGGCCGAAAGAGGATGGGATCTTTGAAGCTTTGGGGACGACAGATGAGCTCTCGTCAGCCATTGG GCTGGCCAGAGAGTTTTGCCTTGAGAAAGGACATTCCTTCACAAATCAACTagacaag ATCCAGTGTGTGCTGCAGGATGTGGGATCTAACATCGCCACTCCTCATTCATCAGCCAGGGAGAGCCACATAG AAAAGACGAAGTTCAGTAGCCAGCCCGTGTCCGAGCTCGAGGGCTGGATCGACTCCTACACAAAGGAGCTCCCTCCGCTAACAAACTTCATACTGCCC TCAGGGGGGAAGAGCAGTGCTGCCCTGCATGTGGCTAGAGCAGTGTGTCGGCGGGCAGAGCGCTg TGTGGCCCCTATTATACGCTCAGGTGAAGCCGACCCTGACGTCTCCAAGTATCTCAACAG CTGGTACAGGGGTACATACAGTGACATTCTTG GTTGA
- the mvk gene encoding mevalonate kinase isoform X2 translates to MRAGESFVSAPGKSILHGEHAVVHGKVALAVSLNLRTYLRLVSTSSGEVCISLPNIHTFRSWDVAALQSLLSGRKAACGSSEELDLELLERLREFAGVTEGSTDSGGLAVLAFLYIFLAVFAGAEALPSLRVCLWSELPTGAGLGSSAAYTVCLSAALLSTKGTISSLLTQQQETARWSDKDLDLINKWAFLGEKIIHGNPSGVDNAVSTWGVLRYHAGKITPLSRVPLLRILLTNTKVPRSTKLLVSGVKDKINKFPSIMAPVLESVDAVSRTCELTLEEMTTEGASAQHYDILEELMDINQHHLNVMGVGHPALDTLCRVTLARGLHSKLTGAGGGGCGITLLRPETPTWAVQEAGQELREAGFECWETSIGGPGVLPHSPSSLPQGVLDVLTSC, encoded by the exons ATGCGCGCCGGGGAGTCTTTCGTCTCGGCCCCGGGCAAGTCCATTCTGCACGGCGAACATGCCGTCGTTCACGGGAAG GTCGCCCTGGCTGTGAGTTTGAACCTGCGCACGTATTTGCGGCTGGTGTCCACCTCCTCCGGTGAAGTCTGCATCAGTCTCCCTAATATCCACACTTTCCGGTCCTGGGATGTCGCCGCGCTACAGTCGTTACTGTCTGGCAGGAAAG CCGCGTGCGGGAGCTCGGAGGAACTGGATCTCGAGCTGTTGGAGAGACTCCGGGAGTTTGCGGGCGTCACCGAGGGCTCCACGGACAGCGGTGGTCTGGCAGTGTTGGCCTTCCTCTACATCTTCCTGGCGGTGTTTGCAGGCGCAGA aGCCTTGCCCAGTCTGAGGGTGTGTCTGTGGTCGGAGCTGCCTACAGGGGCGGGGCTGGGCTCTAGTGCTGCCTacactgtgtgtctgtctgctgctctcctctccaccaaaggaaccatctcctctctcctcacacagcaACAGGAGACGGCtag GTGGAGTGATAAGGATCTGGACCTGATCAACAAGTGGGCGTTTCTAGGCGAGAAGATCATTCACGGCAACCCATCTGGAGTGGACAACGCCGTGAGCACATGGG gcGTTCTGCGGTACCACGCTGGGAAGATTACACCTCTGAGCAG GGTGCCATTGCTGAGGATCCTCCTCACTAACACTAAAGTTCCCCGCAGCACCAAGCTTCTGGTCTCTGGTGTGAAGGACAAAATTAACAAG TTCCCTTCAATAATGGCGCCGGTGTTGGAGTCTGTGGATGCCGTGTCTCGCACCTGTGAGCTCACTCTTGAGGAGATGACCACCGAGGGGGCGTCGGCCCAACACTACGACATCCTGGAG GAGCTGATGGACATCAACCAGCACCACCTGAATGTGATGGGTGTGGGTCACCCGGCTCTGGACACCCTGTGTCGGGTCACGCTCGCTCGCGGGCTACACAGCAAGCTGACAGGAGCAGGCGGAGGGGGCTGTGGCATCACCCTGCTCCGACCAG AGACGCCCACGTGGGCGGTCCAGGAGGCGGGGCAGGAGTTGAGGGAGGCGGGCTTTGAGTGCTGGGAGACGAGCATCGGCGGTCCGGGAGTCCTGCCTCACTCACCCTCGTCACTACCTCAGGGTGTCCTCGACGTCCTCACCAGCTGTTGA
- the mvk gene encoding mevalonate kinase isoform X1, whose translation MRAGESFVSAPGKSILHGEHAVVHGKVALAVSLNLRTYLRLVSTSSGEVCISLPNIHTFRSWDVAALQSLLSGRKAACGSSEELDLELLERLREFAGVTEGSTDSGGLAVLAFLYIFLAVFAGAEALPSLRVCLWSELPTGAGLGSSAAYTVCLSAALLSTKGTISSLLTQQQETARWSDKDLDLINKWAFLGEKIIHGNPSGVDNAVSTWGGVLRYHAGKITPLSRVPLLRILLTNTKVPRSTKLLVSGVKDKINKFPSIMAPVLESVDAVSRTCELTLEEMTTEGASAQHYDILEELMDINQHHLNVMGVGHPALDTLCRVTLARGLHSKLTGAGGGGCGITLLRPETPTWAVQEAGQELREAGFECWETSIGGPGVLPHSPSSLPQGVLDVLTSC comes from the exons ATGCGCGCCGGGGAGTCTTTCGTCTCGGCCCCGGGCAAGTCCATTCTGCACGGCGAACATGCCGTCGTTCACGGGAAG GTCGCCCTGGCTGTGAGTTTGAACCTGCGCACGTATTTGCGGCTGGTGTCCACCTCCTCCGGTGAAGTCTGCATCAGTCTCCCTAATATCCACACTTTCCGGTCCTGGGATGTCGCCGCGCTACAGTCGTTACTGTCTGGCAGGAAAG CCGCGTGCGGGAGCTCGGAGGAACTGGATCTCGAGCTGTTGGAGAGACTCCGGGAGTTTGCGGGCGTCACCGAGGGCTCCACGGACAGCGGTGGTCTGGCAGTGTTGGCCTTCCTCTACATCTTCCTGGCGGTGTTTGCAGGCGCAGA aGCCTTGCCCAGTCTGAGGGTGTGTCTGTGGTCGGAGCTGCCTACAGGGGCGGGGCTGGGCTCTAGTGCTGCCTacactgtgtgtctgtctgctgctctcctctccaccaaaggaaccatctcctctctcctcacacagcaACAGGAGACGGCtag GTGGAGTGATAAGGATCTGGACCTGATCAACAAGTGGGCGTTTCTAGGCGAGAAGATCATTCACGGCAACCCATCTGGAGTGGACAACGCCGTGAGCACATGGG gaggcGTTCTGCGGTACCACGCTGGGAAGATTACACCTCTGAGCAG GGTGCCATTGCTGAGGATCCTCCTCACTAACACTAAAGTTCCCCGCAGCACCAAGCTTCTGGTCTCTGGTGTGAAGGACAAAATTAACAAG TTCCCTTCAATAATGGCGCCGGTGTTGGAGTCTGTGGATGCCGTGTCTCGCACCTGTGAGCTCACTCTTGAGGAGATGACCACCGAGGGGGCGTCGGCCCAACACTACGACATCCTGGAG GAGCTGATGGACATCAACCAGCACCACCTGAATGTGATGGGTGTGGGTCACCCGGCTCTGGACACCCTGTGTCGGGTCACGCTCGCTCGCGGGCTACACAGCAAGCTGACAGGAGCAGGCGGAGGGGGCTGTGGCATCACCCTGCTCCGACCAG AGACGCCCACGTGGGCGGTCCAGGAGGCGGGGCAGGAGTTGAGGGAGGCGGGCTTTGAGTGCTGGGAGACGAGCATCGGCGGTCCGGGAGTCCTGCCTCACTCACCCTCGTCACTACCTCAGGGTGTCCTCGACGTCCTCACCAGCTGTTGA